A single Mixta calida DNA region contains:
- a CDS encoding M20 aminoacylase family protein: MKYIYQHINNNQDQFIALRRDLHQHPELGLEETRTSDMVADKLRSWGYEVHRGMAKTGVVGTLRVGSGEKTLGLRADMDALPMREQNDKPWRSSTENKFHGCGHDGHTATLLCAAEYLARSRRFNGTLHLIFQPGEELLYGGRLMLEDGLFRQFPCDAIYALHNMPGIKKGHIHTRTGAMLASADTLHIEVVGKGGHGGFPEKTTDATLVACQIVLALQTIVSRNVSPFDQAVVTVGSLCSGEAPNIINASALLKLSVRALDNNVRQRLLQRIREIALGQAQSMGAEVNIEHVNGCPALVNDADATAFAVEVARDLFGAEKVCADAAPVMGSEDFAFMLEQNPRGGYLFLGAGDEPERCMVHHPGYDFNDELIAPGAIFFSYLAERFLK, from the coding sequence ATGAAGTATATATATCAGCATATTAATAATAATCAGGATCAGTTTATTGCGCTGCGGCGCGATCTGCATCAGCATCCAGAATTAGGACTGGAAGAGACGCGCACCAGCGATATGGTCGCCGATAAGTTGCGCTCATGGGGTTATGAAGTGCATCGGGGTATGGCGAAAACGGGCGTGGTCGGTACCCTGCGCGTCGGCAGCGGCGAAAAAACGCTGGGGCTGCGCGCCGACATGGATGCGTTGCCGATGCGCGAGCAGAACGACAAGCCGTGGCGTAGCAGCACAGAAAATAAATTTCATGGCTGCGGTCATGACGGACATACCGCAACGCTGCTGTGCGCCGCCGAATATCTGGCGCGTAGTCGCCGCTTCAACGGCACGCTGCATTTGATTTTCCAGCCGGGCGAGGAGCTGCTCTACGGCGGGCGGCTAATGCTGGAAGATGGACTGTTCCGCCAGTTCCCCTGCGACGCCATTTACGCACTGCATAATATGCCGGGCATTAAAAAAGGACACATCCATACCCGTACCGGCGCCATGCTGGCCTCCGCCGACACGCTGCATATTGAGGTGGTCGGTAAAGGCGGGCACGGCGGCTTCCCGGAAAAAACCACCGACGCCACGCTGGTGGCCTGCCAGATCGTGCTGGCGCTGCAAACCATCGTTTCGCGCAACGTTTCGCCGTTTGATCAGGCGGTGGTGACGGTTGGCAGCCTCTGTTCCGGCGAAGCGCCCAATATTATCAACGCCAGCGCGCTGCTGAAGTTGAGCGTACGCGCGCTGGACAACAACGTGCGGCAGCGGCTGTTGCAGCGTATTCGGGAGATTGCCCTTGGCCAGGCGCAAAGCATGGGCGCCGAAGTCAACATCGAGCACGTCAACGGCTGTCCGGCGCTGGTCAACGATGCCGATGCGACGGCGTTCGCCGTTGAGGTGGCGCGCGATCTGTTCGGCGCGGAGAAGGTCTGCGCCGATGCCGCGCCGGTGATGGGCAGCGAAGATTTCGCCTTTATGCTGGAGCAGAACCCCCGCGGCGGTTATCTGTTTCTCGGCGCCGGCGACGAGCCGGAACGCTGTATGGTGCATCATCCCGGTTACGATTTTAACGATGAACTGATCGCCCCCGGCGCGATCTTTTTCAGCTATCTTGCCGAACGCTTTTTAAAATAA
- a CDS encoding MFS transporter: MSATEINAAAPAAFQGSGRLILGIIAGVLTFWLFAQSVVNIVPAIQQEVAIPLESLNLAISLTGLFSGCFIVVAGGFADRFGRVKMTQLGLLLSIIGCLCLIISQNTLLFAVGRIIQGLSAACIMPATLSLIKAYYQDEARQRALSYWSIGSWGGSGLCSLAGGAIATYWGWKWVFILSILCALTGMLLIRGTPESKVAATQGNRFDYFGLFTFVVMLICLNWTITKGSAFGWLSSVVLIPGAVFVLAALLFFTGARRKKSASFIDFALFKHRAYSGAALSNFLLNAVAGTLIVASVYVQQGRGFSAFQSGMLTIGYLIAVLSMIRVGEKLLQKTGARRPMLWGTAITGVGVALMAFTRLPDGVYVAAVLIGYILFGLGLGFYATPSTDTAISSAPEDKIGVASGIYKMASSLGGAFGIAISASAYAAMLPQGVAAAASVGLLVNVLFCVLAFLAIALMVPRQAKQA; the protein is encoded by the coding sequence ATGTCCGCCACAGAGATCAACGCTGCGGCACCTGCCGCATTTCAGGGAAGCGGTCGGCTTATTCTCGGTATTATCGCCGGCGTGCTGACCTTTTGGCTTTTTGCCCAGTCGGTAGTGAATATCGTACCGGCGATTCAGCAGGAGGTGGCGATTCCGCTGGAGTCGCTCAATTTAGCGATAAGCCTGACGGGACTCTTTTCCGGCTGTTTTATTGTGGTGGCGGGCGGCTTCGCCGATCGTTTTGGCCGGGTGAAAATGACTCAGCTTGGCCTGCTGTTGAGTATTATCGGCTGCCTCTGCCTGATTATTTCGCAAAATACCCTGTTGTTCGCCGTGGGGCGCATTATCCAGGGGCTGTCGGCCGCCTGTATTATGCCCGCCACGCTGTCGCTGATTAAAGCCTACTATCAGGATGAAGCGCGGCAGCGGGCGCTGAGCTACTGGTCGATTGGTTCCTGGGGCGGCTCCGGCCTCTGCTCGCTGGCGGGCGGGGCGATTGCGACTTACTGGGGCTGGAAATGGGTGTTTATTTTATCGATTCTCTGCGCGCTGACCGGCATGCTGCTGATCCGCGGCACGCCGGAAAGCAAAGTCGCCGCAACGCAGGGAAACCGGTTCGACTACTTCGGTTTGTTCACCTTTGTGGTGATGCTGATCTGCCTGAACTGGACTATCACTAAAGGCAGCGCGTTCGGCTGGCTGAGCAGCGTGGTGCTGATCCCCGGCGCGGTTTTTGTGTTGGCGGCGCTGCTGTTTTTCACCGGCGCGCGTCGTAAAAAAAGCGCCAGCTTTATCGATTTCGCGCTGTTTAAACACCGCGCCTACAGCGGCGCGGCGCTCTCTAATTTCCTGCTGAACGCCGTCGCCGGCACGCTGATCGTCGCCAGCGTCTATGTTCAGCAGGGGCGCGGCTTCAGCGCTTTTCAGTCCGGCATGTTGACCATCGGCTATCTGATCGCGGTGCTGAGTATGATTCGGGTAGGTGAGAAACTGCTGCAAAAGACAGGCGCGCGCAGGCCGATGCTGTGGGGCACGGCGATCACCGGCGTCGGCGTGGCGCTGATGGCGTTCACGCGCCTGCCCGACGGCGTCTACGTGGCGGCGGTGCTGATCGGCTATATCCTGTTTGGGCTGGGGCTGGGCTTTTACGCCACGCCCTCCACCGATACCGCCATCTCCAGCGCGCCGGAAGATAAAATCGGCGTGGCGTCCGGCATTTATAAAATGGCCAGCTCGCTGGGCGGCGCCTTTGGGATTGCGATTTCCGCTTCCGCCTACGCGGCAATGCTGCCGCAGGGCGTGGCGGCCGCCGCTAGCGTCGGCCTGCTGGTGAACGTGTTGTTCTGCGTGCTCGCTTTCCTGGCGATTGCGCTGATGGTGCCGCGTCAGGCGAAGCAAGCCTGA